The Candidatus Binatia bacterium nucleotide sequence CCGCCGGCTCGACGATTCCGCGAACCGCGCCGGCGGCAGCGCCCTCGGCGCCGGCCTGCGTCGGTGACAGCGAACCTCTCTGTGCCTGGCCGGAAGCCGCGGGTTGGGACGAGTCGCCGAACGAAGCGATCGTCGCGCGGGCGCGCGTGGCATCGCCGGGTGCGTATCCGCGTTACTGGACGGGTCGACAGACCTACTGGACCGTCGTCGGTGTGCCCGAGGACGACAAGGAGGGGCTGTTCAATGACGACGGGATGCTCGAAGTCGACACCGGCGCGTTCTCGATCGAGCCGTTCCTGTTCGCGGACGGCCGGCTGATCACGTGGGCGCAGGCGAACACGGCGCAGCGCCTTGAGGACGGCGAACTGCCCATCCCGACGGTCACGTGGTATGCGGGCGCACTGCGCCTCGCCGTTACCGTGTTTGCCGACGGTGCGCCCGGGGCGTCGTCCATCGTCGCGATCTATCGGGTCGCCAACGCCGGGAGCCGCACCGCCGATGTCGATCTATTCGTCGCCGTGCGGCCGTTTCAGGTTCTGCCGCCTTGGCAGGCGCTTAACATGGTCGGTGGCGCCACTGCCATTCACGAGCTCGCTTGTGCCGGCGGCCGCGTGCTTGTCGACGGGGTGCCGCGTCTGCTGACGCTCACCGCGGCGCACGCGTGCGGTGTGACCGGCGGCGGCGAAGGAACGATCGCCGACTTCCTCGCCGACGGACGGCTGCCGGTGCGGACCCGGGTCATGGATCCGGCCGGCAGCGCTTCCGGCGCCCTCCACTACAAGCTGCGCGTCGCCGCGGGAGCCGTCTCCGAAGTCGCGATCGAGGTGCCGCTGCACGGTCAGGAGGGGTCGCTCGAGGCGCCGCCGCGGGCCGCGGTCCTCACCCGCCTCGCGGCCGCAGTCGGGTTCTGGCGCGCTCTTCTGCACCGGGTCGACATCCGCGTGCCCGCGCCGGCGTTGCCGCTGATAAGGACCCTGCGTAGCAACATCGCCTACATTCTCATCAACGCCGACGGTCCGGCGATTCAGCCGGGCTCGCGGACGTATGCCCGTTCGTGGATTCGCGATGGCGCGATGACGTCGGCGGCACTGCTCGAGATGGGTTTTCCGGGCCCGGTGCGGAACTTCATTCGCTGGTACGCGACTTATCAGCTCGAGGACGGGCGGATCCCCTGTTGCGTGGACCGCCGGGGTGCCGACCCCACTCCCGAATACGACAGCAACGGGGAGTTCATTTACGCGGTAGCGGAGTACTACCGGTACACCCAAGATGCGGCGTTGGTTGACTCGATGTGGCCGGCGGTTGTCCGGGCGGCGGCCTCGATCGATGAGCTGCGCCAACGCCGCCGCAGCGACGCTTACCGGGGCCCGGAGCGCCGAGCGTATTTCGGGCTGATGCCGGAATCGATCAGTCATGAAGGCTACGCGCGGCGCCCGGTGCATTCGTATTGGGACGATTTCTTCGCCCTGCGCGGTCTTGTCGACGCTGCGCGATTGGCGTCCGTCGTCGGCGACGCGGCACGGGCTGCCCAATTCCGGGTGTGGCGCGACGAGTTCCGGGGCGACGTTTACGCGTCGATCGAGCGCACCATGCAGGAGCGCAAGCTCGAATACATACCGGCGTCGGTCGAGCTGGGCGATTTCGACCCGAGCTCGACCGCAATTGCGGTAACTCCGGGAGGTGAGCTCGGGTATCTGCCGGACGCCGCTCTGCGGCGGACGTTTGCGCAGTACGCAGAGATCTTTTCCCGCCGGCGCGTGGCTTCCGATTGGGAGGCGTACACGCCGTACGAACTCCGCAACGTGGGCGTGTTCGTCAGGCTTGGCGAAACCGATCAGGCCTGGGCGCTGTTGGAGAGCGTGCTTGCGGACCGCCGCCCGCCCGGGTGGAACCAATGGCCGGAGATCCTATGGCGCGATCCGACCGCGCCGCAGTTCGTCGGCGACATGCCGCACACGTGGATCGGTTCGACTTACGTGCAGGCCGTCCGCAGTCTGTTTGCCTACGAACGCGAAGCCGATGAAGCGCTGGTGCTCGCAGCCGGCGTGCGGCCGGAGTGGGTCGACGCCCCGGGCGGGACGGGTGTGAGCCAATTGCCCACCTACTACGGTTCCCTCGACTACACGATGCAACGCGAAACGCCGGCGAGGTTACGGGTGCGGGTGGGCGGCAACCTGAAGGTGCCTCCGGGCGGTATTGTCCTGGCGGGACCGAGGCCGGAATTGCCGGTTGCGGTTACGGTCAACGGGCGGCGCACGGAAATCGGGGAGCGAACGGCGATCTCCATTACGGAGCTTCCCGCCGATGTCGTGATCGAGTAGGGGCAGGTGACGACGTTGTCCGTACCGCGATTCATAGCGTTGACACAACGGCGGTCGTGCGGTACCCGGCGTATCCGGTTGCGAGCCGTGCGGGCGTGACCGCACGGCTCGCGGTCTGAGCATGCCATCCAAGTACGTTTGCATCGACGGCATTGCCGTCAATTACGTATACACCGGCCGCACGACGCTGCCCGCGGTGGCGCCGGCATTCGCGACCGGCGAAGTCGTGCTCTTTGTCCACGGCGCGGGCTGGAACGCCCAGATCTGGCGCGACCAACTGGATGCGCTGGCGGCGGCGCACAGTCCGGTGGCGGTGGACCTGCCGGGGCATGGGCGATCGGGTGGGACCGAGAGCCTGGGCAGCGTCGCGGCGTACGCGGCGTGTCTGGCCAACTTCGTGCGGGCGCTGAGCCTGCGGCCATGCGTGGTTGTCGGTCACGACCTCGGCGCTGCCGCGGCGCTGGCCTATGCGGCGGCCGAGCCGGCACGGGTGCGTGGGTTGGTTCTCGTCGGCGCGGGGGCGCGCATGGCGGTGGCTGCGGAAACGATGGACACCTGGAAGCGGGTAACGCAGGGCCGCCAGCCGCAGCCGTTCGCGCCGGACATCTTCGCGCCCGGCACGGACATGGCGATCATGCGCAGCGTGTGGAGCGAACAGGTGAAGACGGACCCGCGGGTGCGCTACGGCGACCTCCGTGCGCTCGACGCCTTTGACGCCGCAGCGCTGGTGGGAACGATCCGGGTGCCGACCCTGGTGGCGGTTGGCAATGCCGACGCGATGCTGCCGGTCGAGGGCGCCCGGGATCTGCAAGAGAGGATTGCCGGGGCGAGGTTGGAAGTTATCGACGGGGCGGGACACATGGTCGCGAACGAGCAACCGGTGGCGTTTGCGGAAACGCTCCTGCGGTTTCTGGGACAGACGAGCCGACCGTGATCCGGAAGTCGACTGTGCTACCCAGACGCGGAGACACCGAGCGGATGCGGAACCGACGGATCGACGAGCGTGAAGCGGCGCGGACCCGCAGCCTGAGCTTGCCGGCGAAGTCTCGCGGCGCTCGCCGGGCGGCTATCTCCGTGCCCCGGTTCGGCGGCGGTCTGGTCTTCGTTTCCGCACGGAGGTAGCCGATGGGGTTCGGGCGGCAGGTGGTCATCGCCGGCGTTTACGAGCACCCGACGCGGTGGGCGCCGGAGAAGACGCAGTATCGGATCCATGCCGAGAGTGCGCGTGGCGCCCTGGCCGACGCGGGTCTCGGTATCGGCGACGTCGACGGGTACTTCACGTCGGGTGTCAGTCAGATGGGTATTCTGTCGCTGGCCGACTACCTGAACCTGCAGCCGCGATTCCTCGACTCGACCTCGATCGGCGGGTCTTCGTTCGTCGCCCACGTGACGCACGCGGCGGCAGCGATCGGCGCGGGCTTGTGCGAGGTGGCGCTGATCACCTACGGGAGCACGGCGGCCTCGGAGCGCTTCGCGGTCGGTACCGGCGGTGGGTTCGGCGGCGACCCGCCGGATCAGTTCGAAGCCGCGTACGGGCCGACGGTCGTGGGTGCGTACGCGCTGGCGGCGCAGCGGCACATGCACGCCTACGGAACGACCTCGGAGCAACTGGCGCAGGTGGCGGTGACCACGCGGCGGCACGCCGGGCTCAATCCGGCGGCGAAGTTCCGCGACCCGATCGCCGTCGACGACGTGCTGGCGTCGCGGATCGTGTCGGCGCCGTTGCACTTGCTCGATTGCTGCATCATCAGCGACGGCGGTGGAGCGATCGTCGTAACTACGGCGGAGCGCGCCCGCGACCTGCGGCGACCGCCGGTGTACGTTCTTGGCGGCGCGGAGGCATGCTGCCACACGGGCGCCGGGCACCGCGATCTCACCGACATGGCGGCCAGCCAGTCGGGTCCGCGCGCCATGTCGATGGCGGGAGTTGGGCACGCCACCGTCGACATGTGCATGATCTACGACTCGTTCACGATTACCGTGGTTATGACACTCGAAGCGCTGGGGTTCTGCGGCCGCGGCGAGGGGGGCGCGTTCGTGTCGGAGGGGCGGATCGGTCTCGGCGGGGCCTTGCCGATCAATACGGACGGCGGAGGGCTGTCGTCGAACCACCCGGGAATGCGCGGTATTTTCCTGGTGATCGAAGCGGTGAAACAGTTGCGCGGCGAGTGCGGTGTGCGCCAGGTGCCCGACTGCCGGATCGCGTTGTGTCACGGAACCGGCGGGACGCTCGGATTGCGGCACAGCGGCGCCACGCTGGTGCTGGGACGGGGGTGAGATCTCGATGGCCGAGACGAAAGCGTCGGGAAAGCCGGTGCCGCGGGTCGACGAGGAGTCGAAGGGCTACTGGGAGGCCTGCGCACGGCACGAGTTGTACGTACAGCGATGCCGGGACTGCGGGACGGTACGGTACTACCCGCGGGCTTTGTGCCCGACCTGTCTGGCCGCAGATCCCGAGTGGGTGCTTTCGTCAGGTCGGGGCACCGTGTACACCTACACCGTGACCTATCAAAACCTTGCGCCGGGCTTCCGGGAGAGTGTGCCGTATGTGCTGGCGTACGTGGAGCTCGAAGAAGGTGTCCGGCTGCTGACGAACATCGTCGACTGCGCCCCGGATGCGGTTCGCATCGGTATGCCGGTCGAGGTCACGTTCGACGACCTGACCGCCGACACATCGATCCCTAAGTTCCGTCCCGTGTCGTGACCGCGTCGACTACCCGGGCATGATTCTCGATCTGCACACCCATTCCGAGGCGTCCGAGGACAGCCGCGTGCCGGTGGAGGCTTATTTGAAGTGGCTGACCCGCAAACGCGACGTGTTGCCGCTCGATGGCCTGGTGCTGACCGAGCATCGGCAGTGGAATCCGGCGGCGGATTACCGGGCGCTGGAGGACAAGTACGGCTTGCTGATCCTGCGCGGTGCCGAGGTGGAGACCGATTACGGGCACATGCTCGTCTACGGCGTCAATGCCGACCTGACGGCAAGGTTCGACTTCGCCAACGTGCGCCTGCCGGCTCAGGCGTTTGTGCGGGCCGCGGCCGTGTCGGGAGCCCTGGCGTTGCCCTGTCATCCGGGGCGGCCGACGATCGGATTGTGCGAGCACTACGCAACCAGGCCGCCGCTGGAGGGGATCGTCGCCGTCGAGGCGCTGAACGGCGGCAGCCGGCGGGGCGAGAACGAGCGCGTGCAGGCGCTGATCGAGCGCTACGGCTACCGGGCAGTCGGCGGCAGCGATGCGCATTTGGCGAGTTTCATCGGCATCTGCGCGACCGAAATCGATGCGCAGATTCGCACGGTCGAGGATCTGGTCGAGGTGTTGCGGGTCGGCGGTTACCGGCCGGTGGACTTCCGGGAGCGGGCGAAGGTGGGAGGGTGATGGTGTCGTCGATCGATCGGTCGATAGTCGGCAGCGAATTCGATCGTTGGGTCTTCGCTCCGGTGACCGAGGCGGAGGTGCGCGCCTATGCGGAGGCATCCGGGGAGCCGGTCCGCGAGGACGGGGACGCCCTGGTAGCGCCGGTGACCTTCGTCTTGCGCCTCCGTGGCAAGCGCTTCATGCCGGCGAACATGCCTCAACTCGGTACGATGGGATTCGACGCGGGCAAGGACATGGAGCTGGGAGTGCCGGTGCGCGTGGGCGACGTCCTGACGGTGGTAGGCAGCGTCCACGACATCTACGAGAAGACGGGCCGAAGCGGCACGATGGCGTTCGTCGTCCTGCGCACGGAGGTTGCCAATCAATCCGGCGAGCATGTGGCAACTATCGATCAGCGCTTGATGTTCCGGTGAGTGGGGGGAGCATGCACGATCTCGATATCGGCGACGAACTGGCGACGGAGTCGTTGACGCTGAGCGGCGACCGGGTGCGGGCGTATGCGGAGATCGCCAACATGCCCGGGGCGCGGTTCAGCAGCGACGAGGAGGCACGGAAGGAGGGACTGCCGGGGCAGATCGTGCCGGGAAACATG carries:
- a CDS encoding alpha/beta hydrolase, whose product is MPSKYVCIDGIAVNYVYTGRTTLPAVAPAFATGEVVLFVHGAGWNAQIWRDQLDALAAAHSPVAVDLPGHGRSGGTESLGSVAAYAACLANFVRALSLRPCVVVGHDLGAAAALAYAAAEPARVRGLVLVGAGARMAVAAETMDTWKRVTQGRQPQPFAPDIFAPGTDMAIMRSVWSEQVKTDPRVRYGDLRALDAFDAAALVGTIRVPTLVAVGNADAMLPVEGARDLQERIAGARLEVIDGAGHMVANEQPVAFAETLLRFLGQTSRP
- a CDS encoding acetyl-CoA acetyltransferase, producing the protein MGFGRQVVIAGVYEHPTRWAPEKTQYRIHAESARGALADAGLGIGDVDGYFTSGVSQMGILSLADYLNLQPRFLDSTSIGGSSFVAHVTHAAAAIGAGLCEVALITYGSTAASERFAVGTGGGFGGDPPDQFEAAYGPTVVGAYALAAQRHMHAYGTTSEQLAQVAVTTRRHAGLNPAAKFRDPIAVDDVLASRIVSAPLHLLDCCIISDGGGAIVVTTAERARDLRRPPVYVLGGAEACCHTGAGHRDLTDMAASQSGPRAMSMAGVGHATVDMCMIYDSFTITVVMTLEALGFCGRGEGGAFVSEGRIGLGGALPINTDGGGLSSNHPGMRGIFLVIEAVKQLRGECGVRQVPDCRIALCHGTGGTLGLRHSGATLVLGRG
- a CDS encoding Zn-ribbon domain-containing OB-fold protein: MAETKASGKPVPRVDEESKGYWEACARHELYVQRCRDCGTVRYYPRALCPTCLAADPEWVLSSGRGTVYTYTVTYQNLAPGFRESVPYVLAYVELEEGVRLLTNIVDCAPDAVRIGMPVEVTFDDLTADTSIPKFRPVS
- a CDS encoding PHP domain-containing protein, with the translated sequence MILDLHTHSEASEDSRVPVEAYLKWLTRKRDVLPLDGLVLTEHRQWNPAADYRALEDKYGLLILRGAEVETDYGHMLVYGVNADLTARFDFANVRLPAQAFVRAAAVSGALALPCHPGRPTIGLCEHYATRPPLEGIVAVEALNGGSRRGENERVQALIERYGYRAVGGSDAHLASFIGICATEIDAQIRTVEDLVEVLRVGGYRPVDFRERAKVGG
- a CDS encoding MaoC family dehydratase N-terminal domain-containing protein, with amino-acid sequence MVSSIDRSIVGSEFDRWVFAPVTEAEVRAYAEASGEPVREDGDALVAPVTFVLRLRGKRFMPANMPQLGTMGFDAGKDMELGVPVRVGDVLTVVGSVHDIYEKTGRSGTMAFVVLRTEVANQSGEHVATIDQRLMFR